Proteins encoded together in one Pirellulales bacterium window:
- the rpsP gene encoding 30S ribosomal protein S16, with protein sequence MAVRIRLKQFGRKHRPFFRICATDIRAPRDGRVLEELGTYDPMVPETDARCSLDAERVKYWLSVGAQPSESARALIKKYGPEGTHLEAMKAAKEKIKASRQQAPPPPPAPAPRPAKKVKEEAPAAVETAAEAPTETAAE encoded by the coding sequence GTGGCTGTTCGGATTCGACTGAAACAATTTGGGCGCAAACATCGCCCCTTTTTCCGCATTTGCGCCACCGACATTCGCGCGCCGCGCGACGGCCGCGTGCTGGAGGAGCTTGGCACCTACGACCCGATGGTGCCCGAGACCGACGCGCGCTGCTCGCTGGATGCGGAGCGGGTGAAGTATTGGCTGAGCGTGGGGGCGCAGCCTAGCGAGTCGGCTCGCGCTTTGATCAAGAAGTACGGCCCGGAAGGGACGCACCTGGAGGCGATGAAGGCCGCCAAGGAAAAGATCAAAGCCAGCCGCCAGCAAGCGCCCCCCCCGCCGCCAGCCCCCGCCCCCCGGCCCGCCAAGAAAGTGAAGGAGGAAGCGCCAGCCGCTGTCGAAACCGCCGCCGAGGCCCCCACGGAGACCGCCGCCGAGTAG
- the ffh gene encoding signal recognition particle protein: MFESLQENLGSALRSLTGRGKLSESNMREGLALVEQALLEADVSYSVAKEFINRVSQEAVGEAVLKSLNPSQQVVSIVHRELVNLMGPVDHSLHLKPDLTILMLCGLQGSGKTTTCGKLARMLKERGREPFLVAADLQRPAAIHQLHVLGEQLGVQVYSEEGSVDAVAVCQNGVKQAKSAGAKVVILDTAGRLHVDQELMEELKRIDRRVTPDQVYLVVDAMTGQDAVNSAKAFNEALELDGVVMTKLDGDARGGAALSVKQVTGVPIKYMGVGEHLDALEEFHPDRMAGRILGMGDVLTLVEQAQQKLDQDEMAKAEEQMRKGEFTLETFRSTLQQMKRLGPLNKLMGLIPGMNSMNKLLDQFDADDEQQRIFAIIDSMTPGERRAPKTIDQSRRRRIAAGAGVEPHEVNELVKQFDFMSGMMKEMAGLGMRDRMRRVNELQSGGFLDPGAKFGKQKVGTGKRLTTAEKKNNKKSREKEIRKLRREARDKGK, encoded by the coding sequence ATGTTCGAGTCGCTACAAGAAAATCTCGGATCGGCCCTGCGGAGCCTCACTGGCCGCGGCAAGCTGAGCGAATCGAACATGCGCGAAGGGCTGGCCCTGGTCGAGCAGGCCCTGCTCGAAGCCGACGTCAGCTATTCCGTCGCCAAGGAGTTCATCAACCGGGTCAGCCAGGAGGCGGTGGGCGAGGCGGTTCTCAAATCGCTCAATCCCAGTCAGCAGGTGGTGTCGATTGTCCACCGCGAGCTCGTCAATTTGATGGGCCCGGTCGACCACTCCCTCCACCTCAAGCCCGACCTGACGATTTTGATGCTCTGCGGCCTGCAAGGCTCGGGCAAGACGACCACCTGCGGCAAGCTGGCGCGGATGCTCAAAGAACGCGGCCGCGAGCCGTTTTTGGTGGCGGCCGACTTGCAGCGCCCCGCGGCCATTCATCAGTTGCACGTGCTCGGCGAGCAACTCGGCGTGCAGGTGTATAGCGAAGAAGGCTCGGTCGACGCCGTGGCCGTGTGCCAAAACGGCGTCAAGCAGGCCAAGAGCGCCGGCGCCAAGGTGGTGATCCTCGACACTGCCGGCCGCTTGCACGTCGATCAGGAACTGATGGAGGAGCTGAAGCGGATCGACCGCCGCGTGACTCCCGATCAGGTCTATCTGGTCGTCGACGCCATGACGGGCCAAGACGCGGTGAACAGCGCCAAGGCCTTCAACGAGGCGCTGGAGCTCGACGGCGTCGTCATGACCAAGCTCGATGGCGACGCCCGCGGCGGCGCCGCGCTGTCGGTCAAGCAGGTCACCGGCGTGCCGATCAAGTACATGGGCGTGGGCGAGCATCTCGACGCGCTGGAAGAGTTTCATCCCGACCGCATGGCCGGGCGCATCCTCGGCATGGGCGACGTGCTCACGCTGGTCGAGCAAGCGCAACAAAAGCTCGACCAGGACGAGATGGCCAAGGCCGAAGAGCAGATGCGCAAGGGGGAATTCACCCTCGAAACCTTCCGCAGCACGCTCCAGCAGATGAAGCGGCTGGGCCCGCTCAACAAGCTGATGGGGCTGATCCCCGGCATGAACTCGATGAACAAGCTGCTCGACCAGTTCGACGCCGACGACGAGCAGCAGCGCATCTTCGCCATCATCGACTCAATGACTCCCGGCGAACGCCGCGCGCCCAAAACCATCGATCAGAGCCGCCGGCGCCGCATCGCGGCGGGCGCCGGGGTCGAGCCGCATGAGGTGAACGAACTGGTCAAACAGTTCGACTTCATGAGCGGTATGATGAAGGAGATGGCCGGACTCGGCATGCGCGACCGCATGCGGCGCGTCAACGAATTGCAATCGGGGGGCTTCCTCGATCCGGGCGCCAAATTCGGCAAGCAGAAGGTCGGCACCGGCAAGCGGCTCACAACGGCCGAAAAGAAAAACAACAAAAAGTCGCGCGAGAAAGAGATTCGCAAACTACGCCGCGAAGCGCGCGACAAAGGCAAATAA
- the rplS gene encoding 50S ribosomal protein L19: MSQQIIQLVEQPQLKADLPDFEIGDTVDVHTRILEGEKERIQIFNGLVIARAGSGLRETFTVRRIVQGEGVERKFPLHSPRIAKIEVKRKGIVRRAKLYYLRDRIGKATRLRERRVDNKKAAAPAS, from the coding sequence ATGAGCCAACAAATCATTCAGCTCGTCGAACAACCACAACTGAAGGCCGACCTGCCCGATTTTGAGATCGGCGACACGGTCGACGTGCATACCCGCATTCTGGAAGGCGAGAAAGAGCGCATCCAGATCTTCAACGGCCTGGTGATCGCCCGCGCCGGCTCGGGCCTGCGCGAGACGTTCACCGTCCGCCGCATCGTGCAGGGCGAAGGGGTCGAGCGCAAGTTTCCGCTCCATTCGCCGCGCATCGCCAAGATCGAGGTCAAGCGCAAAGGCATCGTCCGCCGGGCGAAGCTCTACTACCTGCGCGACCGCATCGGCAAGGCCACCCGCTTGCGCGAGCGCCGCGTCGACAACAAGAAGGCCGCCGCCCCCGCGAGCTAA
- the trmD gene encoding tRNA (guanosine(37)-N1)-methyltransferase TrmD, translating into MRFDVLTLFPEMFLGYLSQSLLKLAIERGLVDVQLHNIRDWATGKHRQVDDRPFGGGPGMVLKVDTVVECVEAVRAMADPPGRVALLTPQGRRLTQRVVEELAEQPRLVLLCGRYEGFDERIHEILEPDEISIGDFVLNGGEVAAMVMIDTMIRLVPGVLGKEESSIHDSFSPGNRLLEHSQYTRPREYRGKEVPEILLSGDHEAIARWRSQQSLERTRRRRGDLLGPEDEATQAT; encoded by the coding sequence ATGCGGTTCGACGTGCTGACTCTGTTTCCGGAAATGTTTTTGGGCTATCTGAGTCAAAGCCTGTTGAAGCTGGCAATCGAACGCGGGCTGGTGGACGTGCAGTTGCACAACATCCGCGACTGGGCCACCGGCAAGCACCGTCAGGTCGACGATCGCCCCTTTGGGGGCGGGCCGGGCATGGTGCTCAAGGTCGACACGGTGGTGGAGTGCGTCGAGGCGGTGCGGGCGATGGCCGATCCGCCGGGCCGCGTGGCGCTGCTCACGCCGCAGGGGCGCCGGCTGACGCAGCGTGTGGTGGAGGAGTTGGCGGAGCAACCGCGGCTAGTGCTGTTGTGCGGCCGCTACGAGGGGTTTGACGAACGAATACACGAAATCCTGGAACCAGACGAAATCTCGATCGGCGACTTTGTCTTAAACGGCGGCGAAGTCGCGGCGATGGTGATGATCGACACGATGATTCGGCTGGTCCCCGGAGTATTGGGAAAAGAGGAAAGCAGCATCCACGATTCATTCTCGCCCGGCAACCGACTGCTGGAACATTCGCAGTACACGCGGCCGCGCGAGTATCGGGGCAAGGAAGTGCCAGAGATTTTGCTGTCGGGCGATCACGAAGCGATCGCTCGCTGGCGAAGCCAACAATCGCTCGAGCGCACGCGCCGCCGACGTGGCGACCTGCTCGGGCCAGAAGACGAAGCGACCCAAGCGACTTGA